The following are from one region of the Salvia splendens isolate huo1 chromosome 2, SspV2, whole genome shotgun sequence genome:
- the LOC121775264 gene encoding protein FAR1-RELATED SEQUENCE 5-like: MKPVVGQKFQSLDFTFAFYDVYARAVGFDMRKQAMRKVDDVTTWYQVVCNREGRKKGEEDGQLNARSGFTIKRRKLSNRCGCTASISFRFFSEDCSSGYIIQEFNEIHNHHMVETEHQQFMSSNRKSDDVHHKFILDCSRANIGPTLTFKVLKEILGRFELVGCTVGDIRNASRDIKAYAQGFDVQMVLDDMAKKKEMSEAFTYHYEVNESDQLVALFWCDGVMKRNYHMFGDIVSFDSTYNTNRYCMIFTPFTGKDNHGSPVTFAAGLVCSEKTGAFAWLFRHFVDCMGVAPRMIVTDQDLVKVPNRLLRDDDFKKEFNACVWSDLLEPDEFEEEWNRLVEHHQLEDIDWFNTLYAYRKYWIPAYFRDFPMRSMIRTTSISESENSFFKKFLKPRANIAEFYLNFNHAIEFQRNSRTALDYHDATSIPILATTLPFEKHASTLFTDSMFRKIQEEIVEGNDRCRVLSFMSGETVDTYKLGDSKRNAYFVRHDKTDDTYSCECKLFGRHGYLCSHIFFLFQNNEVKKIPDKYSESRWMKTPLAKVVHGEFQDPLLTHSSADDRQIVSKKAISMFYGFLRQFETDIDALRSFVAGVEELGNSLQTGTPATSVAEKRRMVEEFYGMVRPESVAVHPPDVVKTKGHASSSASRLISKREKTIKDATRPPRRCKACDELGHHDSRNCPVLKRDDDGERCAEGEKSSLNHVV, translated from the exons ATGAAGCCTGTTGTAGGTCAGAAATTCCAATCATTGGATTTCACTTTCGCTTTCTACGATGTATATGCCCGCGCAGTTGGCTTTGATATGCGCAAACAAGCTATGAGGAAGGTTGATGATGTCACGACCTGGTATCAagttgtatgcaatagggaaggaaggaagaagggcGAAGAGGATGGTCAGTTGAATGCCCGTTCTGGTTTCACAATCAAGCGTAGGAAGTTATCTAACCGGTGTGGTTGTACAGCTAGTATATCCTTCAGGTTTTTCTCGGAAGATTGCTCGTCAGGATACATAATTCAGGAGTTCAATGAGATTCATAACCATCACATGGTTGAGACGGAACATCAGCAATTCATGTCAAGTAATCGCAAGTCGGATGATGTACATCATAAATTTATTCTCGACTGTTCCAGGGCGAATATAGGACCCACGCTTACATTTAAGGTATTGAAGGAGATTCTTGGTCGGTTTGAACTAGTTGGTTGCACTGTTGGGGATATCAGGAATGCCTCACGGGACATCAAAGCATATGCACAAGGATTTGATGTACAAATGGTGTTGGATGACATGGCTAAGAAGAAGGAGATGTCCGAGGCTTTTACCTATCACTACGAAGTTAACGAATCTGACCAGTTGGTTGCTCTGTTTTGGTGTGACGGTGTGATGAAGAGAAATTACCACATGTTTGGTGATATTGTGTCCTTCGACTCCACGTACAACACAAACAG GTACTGTATGATCTTCACTCCTTTCACTGGAAAGGATAATCATGGTAGTCCTGTGACATTTGCGGCCGGGTTGGTGTGCAGCGAGAAAACAGGGGCATTTGCTTGGTTGTTCAGACATTTTGTAGATTGTATGGGTGTAGCACCCAGGATGATTGTGACCGATCAAGATTTGG TCAAGGTACCAAACAGATTATTGCGGGACGACGATTTCAAAAAGGAGTTTAACGCTTGTGTTTGGTCGGACCTATTAGAGCCGGACGAATTCGAGGAGGAGTGGAATAGATTGGTCGAACATCATCAGCTAGAGGACATCGACTGGTTCAACACATTGTATGCATATAGGAAGTACTGGATACCGGCGTACTTCAGGGATTTTCCTATGAGATCGATGATTAGGACTACGTCCATATCTGAATCAGAGAATAGTTTCTTCAAAAAATTTCTGAAGCCCCGAGCTAACATAGCCGAATTCTACCTGAATTTCAACCACGCCATAGAATTCCAACGGAACAGTAGAACAGCTTTGGACTATCATGATGCCACTTCCATACCCATACTCGCAACTACTCTGCCGTTCGAGAAACATGCTTCCACGTTGTTTACCGACAGTATGTTCAGGAAAATACAAGAAGAAATTGTGGAGGGTAATGATAGATGTCGTGTGCTGAGTTTTATGTCAGGAGAAACTGTTGACACATACAAGCTTGGCGATAGCAAGCGCAATGCATATTTTGTTCGTCATGACAAGACTGATGATACTTACTCGTGCGAATGCAAACTTTTTGGTCGGCATGGTTATTTGTGCAGTCATATATTTTTCTTGTTTCAGAACAATGAGGTGAAAAAAATCCCGGATAAATACAGTGAAAGTCGATGGATGAAGACTCCCTTAGCCAAGGTTGTACACGGGGAGTTTCAGGATCCCTTGCTTACCCACTCATCCGCTGACGATAGGCAAATTGTGTCAAAGAAGGCGATTTCGATGTTTTATGGTTTTCTTAGACAGTTTGAGACCGACATTGATGCTTTACGTTCATTTGTAGCTGGCGTCGAAGAACTTGGCAACTCTCTTCAAACTGGTACTCCGGCAACTTCAGTCGCTGAGAAGAGGCGTATGGTTGAAGAGTTTTATGGAATGGTAAGGCCTGAATCTGTTGCGGTGCATCCTCCCGATGTCGTGAAGACGAAGGGTCACGCCAGCAGCTCGGCGAGCCGTCTGATATCAAAGAGAGAGAAGACTATAAAGGATGCGACTAGGCCTCCTAGACGGTGTAAGGCTTGCGATGAGTTGGGTCATCACGACTCCAGGAACTGTCCTGTACTTAAAAGAGATGACGATGGAGAAAGATGCGCGGAAGGGGAAAAATCCAGCTTGAATCATGTCGTATAA